TTTGCGCAGCTCCGGCACGCCCACCGCATCGCAGAAGCGCTGCCAAAAGTGCGGCTCGAGGAGAGCCAGAGCCAGCAGACCGCCGTCGGAAGTGGGATAGAGGTCGTAGCAGATCAGCGCGCCGGTGAGGGTCAGCTCCTCCCCCACCGCTTTGGGGCCGTCGGCCTCGGCAACCCAACCCATGAGATTGGCGTGCACCGCGGCGTCGTAGAGGGCGGCGTCGATCCAGCGTCCTTGGCCACTCTCCCCCCGCTCTACCAAAGCCGCCAGCACCGACGCCGCAGCGCTCCAGGCTCCCAGCAGATCCGCGGTGGGAATGGCCGGCATGCCGTCGCCGGCGGCCAAGCCTCCGGCGATGGCCTGGTAGGTCAGGTCGTGGCCGCTGCGATGAGCGTGGGGGCCATCCTGCCCCCAGCCGCTGAGCGAACAGACGATGAGCTTGGGAAAGCGCCGGCGCAGCTCCTCCGGTGCCAGCCCCAGCCGCTTCAGAGTTCCTGGCCGGAAGCTCTCCACCAGCACGTCGGCGTGCTCCAGAAGCTCCTCCAGCACCTGCAGCGCCGCCGGCTTCTTGAGATCCAGGGCGATGCTCTCGACGCCGGATAGGAGCAGCGCCGCCAGGGCGCTCTGACCGCCGGGGCGGGGCGGGGCGAAACGCACCGGATCCCCCAGAGACGGCTCCTCCACCTTGACCACCCGAGCGCCCAGACTGGCCAGCAGCTGGGCGGTGAGGGGGCCGGGGAGATAGCGACTGAGATCCACCACCAACCGCCCGTCGAGGGGCCGGGGCGGCTGGTGGCTCAATCCCGCTCCACCACCATGGCGAAGCCGGTGCCGCCGGCGGCGCACACCGTCATCAGGCCCAGCCCCAGGCCCCGCAGCCGCATCTCGTAGAGCAGCTGCATGGTGACCCGGGCGCCGGTGGCGCCGAAGGGATGGCCGATGGCGATGGAGCCACCGGTGACGTTGAAGCGGTCGAGATCGATCTCCCCCACCGGCTGATCCCGCCCCAGCTCCTCGCGGGCGAACTTGCGCGACGCGAAGGCCTTCATATTCGACAGGATCTGAGCCGCAAAGGCCTCGTGCATCTCGATAAGCTCCATATCCGTCAGGCTGGTGCCGGCGCGATCCAGGGCCATGGGAGCGGCGAAGGCCGG
The Acidobacteriota bacterium DNA segment above includes these coding regions:
- a CDS encoding CaiB/BaiF CoA-transferase family protein, which translates into the protein MSHQPPRPLDGRLVVDLSRYLPGPLTAQLLASLGARVVKVEEPSLGDPVRFAPPRPGGQSALAALLLSGVESIALDLKKPAALQVLEELLEHADVLVESFRPGTLKRLGLAPEELRRRFPKLIVCSLSGWGQDGPHAHRSGHDLTYQAIAGGLAAGDGMPAIPTADLLGAWSAAASVLAALVERGESGQGRWIDAALYDAAVHANLMGWVAEADGPKAVGEELTLTGALICYDLYPTSDGGLLALALLEPHFWQRFCDAVGVPELRKAHLKPTPESRRRLARLVAARSRDQWQEFMAEHDLPGEPVLSAAEAAEHPQLKARGVLAQGPDGLPRLAFPARFDGQRPSSSAAVPKLGEGTSELLDELGLPPEALPRLRRRAGIGKRFSLKRWIMGRLSDRR